ATTTCTGGAACGCGATGGAGGCCGTCGGCGGTGCCTCGACGTGGCGGCTGGGCGGGGCGTTCAACTGCGGCAAGGCGCAGCCCGGTCAGGTGGCCGCGGTCAGCCACGGCTGCCCCTCGGCCCTGTTCCGGGCGATCAACGTGCTCAACACGCGCAGCGAGGGGGGCCGGGAATGATTGGACCACAGCAGGTCATCGACACCGCGCTAGCGGCGGCCAAGAGCGATAACACCCAGACCATCGTGCTGGTCACCGACCGGACCGAGGCGTCGTTGCGCTGGGCCGGTAACTCGATGACCACCAACGGGGTGTCGAGCAGTCGAACCACCACCGTCATCTCGATCGTCTCCGACGACGAGGGCGCTCGGGTCGGTTCGCTGTGCTCGGCCGAAGTGGATCCGGCGCTGATCCCCGAGCTGGTCGCGGCCTCGGTCGAGGCGGCCGCGGGCGCACCGGAGGCCCGCGACGCCGCGGAACTGCTGGGCGGCACCGCCGTACCGCAGGACTGGGACGCCCCGGTTCCGCAGACCGGCGCGGAGGCCTTCGCCGACCTGGCCGGCTCGCTGAGTCGCGGCTTTCGGGGTGCGGACCAGCTCTACGGGTTCGCCCGCCACGAGGTGGAGACGACATTCCTGGCGTCCTCGACCGGGTTGCGGCGGCGTTTTACCCAGCCCACCGGGACCGTGGAGATCAACGCCAAACGCAATGGTGCCAGCGCGTGGGCGGGGATCAGCACCCCGGATTTCGTCAACGTGCCGTGCGATTCCTTGCTGGAACAGCTCTCGACGCGCCTGGGCTGGGCGGCGCGCACCGTCGAGTTGCCGGCCGGACGCTACGAGACGTTGATGCCGCCTTCCACGGTTGCCGACATGATGATCTATCTCGGTTGGACGATGAGCGGCCGCGGAGCCCAGGAAGGCCGTACCGCGTTGTCGGCGCCCGGCGGCGGCACCCGGGTGGGAGAGCGGCTGTCCGAACTACCGCTGACCCTGTATTCGGACCCGCATGCGTTCGGCCTCGAATGTGCGCCGTTTGTGGCAACCGCCACCTCATCGGAGACCGCGTCGGTGTTCGACAACGGCCTGGACATCGGTTGCGTGGATTGGATCCGCGGTGGGGTGATCAACGCGCTGGCCTACCCGCGCGCTGCGGCCGCCGAGTTCGGCGTCCCGGTCGCCCTGGCCGCCGACAACCTGTTGATGACGGGCGGTTCGGCCAGCATGGACGAGATGATCGCCTCGACCGAGCGCGGGCTGCTGCTGACCACGCT
The window above is part of the Mycolicibacter sp. MU0102 genome. Proteins encoded here:
- a CDS encoding metallopeptidase TldD-related protein; translated protein: MIGPQQVIDTALAAAKSDNTQTIVLVTDRTEASLRWAGNSMTTNGVSSSRTTTVISIVSDDEGARVGSLCSAEVDPALIPELVAASVEAAAGAPEARDAAELLGGTAVPQDWDAPVPQTGAEAFADLAGSLSRGFRGADQLYGFARHEVETTFLASSTGLRRRFTQPTGTVEINAKRNGASAWAGISTPDFVNVPCDSLLEQLSTRLGWAARTVELPAGRYETLMPPSTVADMMIYLGWTMSGRGAQEGRTALSAPGGGTRVGERLSELPLTLYSDPHAFGLECAPFVATATSSETASVFDNGLDIGCVDWIRGGVINALAYPRAAAAEFGVPVALAADNLLMTGGSASMDEMIASTERGLLLTTLWYIREVDPTTLLLTGLTRDGVYLVEDGKVTAAVNNFRFNESPLDLLRRATQAGIAEPTLPREWGDWATRAVMPSLRIPDFHMSSVSQAQ